One Paramisgurnus dabryanus chromosome 10, PD_genome_1.1, whole genome shotgun sequence genomic region harbors:
- the npm2b gene encoding nucleoplasmin-2b encodes MSKPEKPLSTLWGCELNESNKEESFKTDDTNHQHQLALRTMCLGHTAKDEFNIVELVMGEGNNSAKAVPIATLHAKSMPTVNLSGLDLHPPVTFRLKHGSGPVYVGAEHVALEEYSDEEEMDEEMDEEVEEEEEDIEESPVKKVTKNAAGKRKKPEKAEDEEASDGENPPKKGKGRGRKAKV; translated from the exons ATGAGCAAACCCGAGAAACCTCTTTCAACTCTTTGGG GTTGTGAACTCAATGAATCTAATAAAGAAGAATCCTTTAAGACGGACGATACGAATCATCAACACCAGCTGGCACTCAGAACA ATGTGTTTGGGTCACACCGCCAAAGATGAGTTTAATATTGTTGAACTGGTCATGGGTGAAGGTAACAACAGCGCAAAAGCGGTTCCCATAGCAACACTACACGCCAAATCCATGCCAACG GTCAACCTGTCTGGTTTGGATCTTCATCCACCTGTGACCTTTCGCCTGAAGCACGGCTCTGGGCCAGTGTATGTCGGCGCAGAACATGTCGCCT TGGAAGAGTACTCTGATGAAGAAGAGATGGATGAAGAGATGGATGAGGAGGtagaagaggaggaggaagatATTGAAGAATCACCAGTGAAGAAAGTCACCAAAAATGCTGCTGGCAAA agaaagAAGCCAGAAAAGGCAGAGGATGA GGAAGCCTCTGATGGTGAAAATCCACCTAAAAAG GGTAAAGGAAGGGGACGGAAGGCAAAGGTTTGA